One stretch of Methanotorris formicicus Mc-S-70 DNA includes these proteins:
- a CDS encoding class III signal peptide-containing protein: MKIITSKRAQISLELGILLMVAVTVVVIVAYYYLTTIKTSGETVNKTITNASTTYSEKIKDIANQLSNLSNK; the protein is encoded by the coding sequence GTGAAAATTATAACATCCAAACGGGCACAAATTTCCCTGGAACTTGGTATATTACTTATGGTGGCTGTTACAGTTGTTGTAATTGTTGCGTACTATTATTTAACAACAATAAAAACCTCTGGAGAAACTGTGAACAAAACAATTACAAATGCAAGTACCACATACTCTGAGAAGATTAAAGACATTGCCAATCAGTTGAGTAATTTATCAAATAAATAA